From the Buteo buteo chromosome 1, bButBut1.hap1.1, whole genome shotgun sequence genome, one window contains:
- the LOC142030899 gene encoding uncharacterized protein LOC142030899 — FFLFLKLPPQALSPLSRHLSSSWSHTDQKILQAATSDWFSRTVGFSPSSVCTLPPPPFPDSFLCDLEELNSLALTIPQSVAISPGNSILQVKDDHFIPNTEVSLSSPTALPLSFLLSTSVSSSASSSHDIACKHTSSNTKPGKDKDLRVILDSSVIEVPGDLSDTTREGEHVGAICNIPSPHEGGSVSRVLAATAENEEEICTADLSVNTGDQSKPQEPDFYRGAQDTTEELTRLYIEEDLGQDNLEFPVASGGDSMVCYEGYTSPNIDKPALLSVGTSGDSDPPFHLSSNLPFHSAKAPTSPSVPTTSPSTASLSPPLLSKPLHQQEKDSPKLKVTAHLEYGLLQIFMYTKLLQG; from the exons tttttcttatttttgaagtTGCCTCCCCAAGCACTGTCCCCACTTTCCAGACACCTTTCCTCCTCTTGGTCACACACTGATCAAAAGATTCTCCAGGCTGCCACTAGTGACTGGTTTTCAAGGACTGTTGGTTTCTCACCTTCAAGCGTGTGCACCTTACCTCCTCCACCATTTCCAGACAGTTTTCTTTGTGACTTAGAAGAACTCAATTCTTTGGCATTAACAATACCCCAATCTGTAGCAATCTCCCCAGGTAACAGCATTCTCCAAGTTAAGGATGATCACTTTATTCCAAATACAGAGGTCTCTCTCAGCTCTCCTACAGCTCTTCCTCTGTCCTTTCTTCTGTCTACCTCTGTCTCATCTTCAGCCAGCTCATCTCATGACATAGCATGTAAGCATACCAGCAGCAATACCAAACCAGGAAAAGATAAAGACTTGAGAGTTATACTTGACTCTTCAGTTATCGAAGTACCTGGAGACTTGTCAGATACTACAAGAGAAGGTGAACATGTTGGCGCTATCTGTAACATCCCTTCGCCACATGAAGGTGGTTCCGTCTCCAGAGTGCTAGCTGCAACTgctgaaaatgaagaggaaatctGTACTGCAGATCTGTCAGTTAATACAGGGGATCAGTCAAAGCCTCAAGAACCAGATTTCTACAGAGGAGCACAAGACACAACAGAAGAACTGACAAGACTCTATATAGAGGAGGATCTGGGACAAGACAATTTAGAATTCCCAGTAGCAAGTGGAGGAGACTCCATGGTATGTTATGAAGGATACACTTCACCGAATATTGATAAG CCAGCTCTACTTTCTGTGGGAACATCAGGAGACTCCGATCCTCCTTTCCACCTTTCTTCTAATCTTCCATTTCACTCTGCCAAGGCACCAACTTCTCCCTCTGTTCCTACAACATCCCCGTCTACTGCTTCCCTCTCACCCCCTCTCCTTTCTAAACCCTTACATCAGCAGGAGAAAGACTCACCAAAGTTAAAGGTAACTGCACATCTTGAGTATGGATTGTTGCAAATCTTCATGTATACTAAATTACTGCAAGGCTAA